In a single window of the uncultured Dysgonomonas sp. genome:
- a CDS encoding LytB, protein MEVIELVNDGRCKWLESQVMNKVFPEAIRSAKSPNEPTRYMIIDWISNDNGKVGVDLKWFKKLGVPAVETFNDLPKGSDFIVVNTGYDSIVHEEKALLHRGIKIIDKPCPFVRKLRKLFENIDGTYQYVLLCEPNHIIIKNYASLFPEDMILIQMGNYKERILEQSNGKPIKFISYVTFLKKHSNQIFDFINESFPDKEHVMINTQCMWADGKISPLDEISNMPEEKLNRVKYALLIGSPGSTNKSLMSLEETIRDKGLEVVNIGSLQDFLKFQKSHKYEKILLVKSPIPNQAEKPILAYLRHGYIYSYYTFLMEKMRK, encoded by the coding sequence ATGGAAGTAATAGAGCTTGTGAACGATGGAAGATGCAAATGGCTTGAGAGTCAGGTGATGAATAAAGTTTTTCCAGAAGCGATCAGATCTGCGAAAAGCCCCAATGAACCGACTAGATATATGATTATTGATTGGATTAGCAATGATAACGGCAAAGTCGGTGTCGATTTGAAATGGTTTAAAAAGCTTGGAGTACCGGCTGTTGAAACTTTTAATGATTTACCAAAAGGAAGCGACTTTATTGTAGTAAATACAGGATATGATTCTATTGTTCACGAAGAAAAAGCATTGTTGCATAGAGGTATAAAAATAATAGATAAACCCTGTCCATTTGTCCGAAAGTTGCGTAAATTATTTGAAAATATTGATGGTACTTATCAATACGTACTATTATGCGAGCCAAATCATATCATCATAAAGAATTATGCATCGCTTTTCCCTGAAGATATGATATTAATACAAATGGGGAATTATAAGGAACGAATTTTAGAGCAGTCGAATGGGAAACCTATAAAGTTTATTTCATACGTAACTTTCTTAAAGAAACATTCCAATCAGATATTTGATTTCATAAATGAATCTTTTCCGGATAAAGAGCATGTTATGATTAATACTCAATGTATGTGGGCAGACGGTAAAATCAGCCCTTTGGATGAGATCTCAAATATGCCGGAGGAAAAACTTAATCGAGTAAAATATGCGCTATTGATCGGCTCACCCGGTTCTACAAATAAATCACTGATGTCATTAGAAGAGACAATAAGAGATAAAGGTTTAGAAGTTGTTAATATAGGGAGTCTACAGGATTTTTTGAAATTCCAGAAATCTCACAAATATGAGAAAATCCTGCTGGTAAAATCTCCAATACCTAATCAGGCAGAAAAACCTATCCTGGCATATTTAAGGCATGGGTATATATACTCATACTACACTTTCTTAATGGAGAAAATGCGTAAATAA
- a CDS encoding RteC domain-containing protein: protein MRREKNALKIVMKAVYLVGLSMQVLEWRITTPNKNLKCFSENKFSHSKKDLLSYHNNMGSNLLNSDLIENPPLLYPKTRITWTANKIDLVELIYAWGKAGCFNHGSLNIKEIVAYIEVVFNIDLGDYYGTFKEMRNRINRTTFLDKLVRVLNDRMDEVDRKNK from the coding sequence GTGAGAAGGGAAAAAAATGCTTTAAAGATTGTAATGAAGGCAGTGTATTTGGTTGGGCTGAGTATGCAGGTACTTGAATGGCGAATTACTACACCAAACAAAAACCTTAAATGTTTTTCTGAAAATAAATTTTCCCATTCAAAGAAAGATTTGCTTTCTTATCATAATAATATGGGAAGTAATCTTCTAAATTCGGACTTAATTGAAAATCCTCCACTCTTATATCCTAAAACAAGAATAACTTGGACTGCAAACAAAATTGATCTGGTTGAACTTATCTATGCTTGGGGAAAAGCAGGTTGCTTTAATCATGGAAGTTTGAATATCAAAGAAATAGTTGCTTATATAGAAGTTGTTTTCAATATAGATTTAGGAGATTACTATGGAACCTTTAAAGAAATGCGTAACCGAATAAACCGTACCACCTTTCTGGATAAATTGGTTAGAGTATTAAATGACCGTATGGATGAGGTTGATAGAAAAAATAAATAA
- a CDS encoding efflux RND transporter permease subunit, which produces MKKGSNIIDLALKYYRIVILIVIVFVAVGVYGLYVAPKQDFPTFTIRQGLVVAAYPGLTSSEIEEQLTKPLENFIFEYKEINKEKTFSQSKDGVSIINIELNENIKDKDAFWSKFKHNLEDLKSNLPDGVVALKALDDFGETSAILITIESEDKTYRELQEYSDALKDKLRKVDGVSGLKNVGLLSEQIVIRVDQDKLKNYGINNAMIIAKLQTQGYKTYSGEVKNSHLVAPIHIESELNWEKDVAEQIIYSDLSGNIVRLKDIAEITREYPDSEPYIQNNGVKCILLSIEMRKGVNVVEKGKQVNEILDDFRHDIPKDVKLYSIADLSKVVDNSVNSFLLEMLIAVIAVVIVVIAFMPMRVALVSAITIPITIFSALAMFYAFGIELNTIILSALIVTLGMVVDDSIVIIDNYVEKLDEGEKPIIATAQSPRKYFKSVLTATLVISVTFFPFLLTTKGMFNDFLITYPWAMTIILGFSLLIALLFTPFMQYTFIKKGLHREKKKGKNFLDIVQVGYDLLLSKCFKYKNATLLTGVLIIAIGAFWFFNLPLRLMPFVERDQFAVEIFLPNGKSIYQTTEIADSLDNILRKDGRVVSVTSFVGLSSPRFHDTYVPQFPSDNFAQFIVNTSDKKATKEILDEYSRKYSDYFPEAYIKFKQMDFSEARYPVEIRVSGEDILTIKQASETLMAEMKKMPELLLIRTNFEENLPGVSIRLNQNETNKLGIDKSIIAMSTALELGDGFPITNIWEKDYPVKVILKSERKQEESFSNIGNVNIPTMGGMSNIPLRQIASISPDWNEGQIVRRNGVRTLSILAEVERGYNEINITNKIKNKIDEIELPEGIKVSYGGMKEADGERLPQIVNGLLITVCLMLFILIFHFKKIALALLTLGSTMLCLLGTSIGMQIMGSDISVTSILGVVSLMGILLRNGIIMLDYAEVLRKEQGLTVEKSAIQAGSRRMRPIFLTSTAAAVGVIPMVIGGSPLWTPLGSVIFFGTLITMVFISTILPVAYSVIFKFKDKELNK; this is translated from the coding sequence ATGAAAAAAGGTAGCAATATAATTGATTTAGCCCTAAAATATTACAGAATTGTAATTTTGATTGTTATTGTATTCGTAGCGGTGGGTGTCTATGGGTTATATGTAGCCCCTAAACAGGATTTTCCGACCTTCACAATACGACAAGGATTGGTCGTTGCTGCCTATCCGGGATTAACTTCAAGCGAAATAGAAGAGCAGCTCACAAAGCCACTGGAAAATTTCATATTTGAATATAAGGAAATTAATAAGGAAAAAACATTTTCACAAAGCAAGGACGGGGTTTCAATTATTAATATTGAACTCAATGAAAATATAAAAGACAAAGATGCCTTTTGGTCCAAATTCAAGCACAATCTAGAAGACCTGAAAAGCAACTTGCCTGATGGAGTAGTTGCGTTGAAAGCCCTTGATGATTTTGGAGAAACATCTGCTATTCTGATTACCATTGAATCAGAAGATAAGACCTATCGTGAATTACAGGAATATTCAGATGCCTTGAAAGATAAATTACGCAAAGTAGATGGTGTTTCTGGGTTAAAAAACGTTGGATTGTTATCTGAACAAATCGTTATCAGAGTTGATCAAGATAAATTAAAAAATTATGGCATTAATAATGCTATGATTATTGCAAAATTACAGACACAAGGATATAAAACTTATAGTGGGGAAGTCAAAAATTCTCATTTAGTTGCTCCCATTCATATTGAAAGTGAACTAAATTGGGAAAAGGATGTAGCAGAACAGATTATTTATTCAGATCTGTCGGGAAATATTGTCCGGCTGAAAGATATTGCAGAAATAACAAGAGAATATCCGGACTCCGAACCTTACATTCAAAACAATGGGGTTAAATGCATCCTTCTTTCCATAGAAATGAGGAAAGGGGTCAATGTTGTAGAAAAAGGAAAACAAGTTAATGAAATACTTGATGATTTTCGACATGATATTCCTAAAGATGTAAAACTTTATTCAATAGCCGATTTATCCAAAGTAGTAGATAATTCGGTGAATTCATTTTTATTGGAAATGTTGATTGCTGTAATTGCAGTTGTAATTGTCGTAATAGCATTTATGCCTATGCGGGTAGCTTTAGTATCGGCTATAACAATCCCTATAACTATTTTCAGTGCATTAGCCATGTTTTATGCTTTTGGCATCGAACTGAATACTATTATTCTCTCGGCATTAATAGTGACATTAGGAATGGTGGTCGATGATTCCATCGTAATTATTGATAATTATGTTGAAAAGTTGGATGAAGGTGAGAAACCTATTATAGCCACCGCTCAAAGTCCTCGAAAGTATTTTAAATCAGTTCTGACGGCAACTTTAGTTATAAGTGTAACATTCTTTCCTTTTCTTTTAACAACCAAGGGTATGTTTAATGATTTTCTTATAACATATCCGTGGGCAATGACTATTATATTAGGCTTCTCTCTGCTAATAGCTCTTTTATTCACTCCATTTATGCAATACACTTTTATAAAAAAAGGGTTGCATCGGGAAAAGAAAAAAGGAAAAAATTTCTTAGATATTGTTCAGGTAGGCTATGATCTTCTTTTATCCAAATGCTTTAAATATAAGAACGCGACTTTATTGACCGGAGTGCTAATCATTGCTATTGGTGCGTTTTGGTTTTTCAATTTACCGCTGCGATTAATGCCATTTGTTGAAAGAGATCAATTTGCAGTAGAAATATTTCTACCCAATGGAAAATCAATATATCAAACAACAGAGATAGCAGACAGTTTGGATAATATTCTTAGAAAAGATGGTCGCGTTGTATCAGTTACCTCTTTTGTAGGTTTAAGCTCTCCGAGGTTCCATGATACTTATGTGCCACAATTCCCGTCGGATAATTTTGCGCAATTTATAGTTAATACTTCTGATAAAAAAGCAACAAAAGAGATTCTTGATGAATATAGCCGTAAATACTCTGATTATTTTCCTGAAGCGTATATAAAGTTTAAGCAGATGGATTTTTCGGAAGCCCGATATCCTGTCGAAATCAGAGTAAGCGGAGAAGATATTCTCACAATAAAACAAGCAAGCGAAACACTTATGGCAGAAATGAAAAAGATGCCGGAGTTATTACTTATAAGAACCAATTTTGAAGAAAATTTACCGGGAGTTTCAATTAGGCTAAATCAGAACGAAACGAATAAACTGGGCATCGACAAATCAATTATTGCAATGAGTACCGCCTTGGAATTGGGAGATGGATTTCCTATTACGAATATTTGGGAGAAAGATTATCCTGTAAAAGTAATACTAAAATCAGAAAGAAAACAGGAAGAATCATTTTCAAATATCGGTAATGTCAATATACCTACGATGGGTGGCATGTCAAACATTCCATTAAGACAAATTGCATCTATCTCTCCCGACTGGAATGAAGGACAAATAGTAAGAAGAAACGGTGTCCGCACATTGTCAATATTAGCCGAAGTGGAAAGAGGGTATAATGAAATAAACATAACAAATAAAATAAAAAACAAAATAGATGAAATTGAATTACCCGAAGGAATAAAAGTAAGTTACGGTGGTATGAAAGAAGCTGACGGAGAAAGACTGCCCCAAATCGTAAATGGTTTATTAATTACGGTTTGTTTGATGCTATTTATTCTAATCTTCCATTTCAAGAAAATAGCCTTAGCCTTACTCACACTAGGTTCCACAATGTTATGCTTATTAGGGACAAGTATTGGTATGCAAATAATGGGTTCCGATATCAGTGTTACCTCTATATTGGGAGTCGTAAGTTTAATGGGTATTCTATTGCGAAATGGTATCATCATGCTCGATTATGCAGAAGTTCTCAGAAAAGAGCAAGGATTAACAGTCGAGAAATCTGCTATTCAGGCAGGAAGCCGTAGAATGCGCCCGATCTTTCTTACATCTACAGCCGCAGCCGTTGGGGTTATACCTATGGTTATCGGCGGTAGTCCATTGTGGACACCGCTAGGTTCGGTTATCTTTTTCGGGACATTAATAACTATGGTATTTATTTCAACAATACTACCCGTAGCATATTCTGTAATATTCAAATTCAAGGATAAAGAACTAAATAAATAG
- a CDS encoding AfsA-related hotdog domain-containing protein: MKQHYDLNDFINKVTETIDVNTIEKIDSKYVHKKNEDYVLISKIKTVPKEYLGLDTIDSHHYLYSIALPKYDCLFCFDHELDHLPFIMAIEVVRQAGIAVAHTIHSVPTVGYSNIMDNINLNVLKFIELDVPLIMIMEDIMLKNKKSRQERFMHFYLYQNKILCADVKVNASVMEKEIYTRVRLNSRTEMVKNTCLEKIPATNIQMLNRGYEKLFSRIEK, encoded by the coding sequence ATGAAGCAACATTATGATTTGAATGACTTTATTAATAAAGTAACAGAAACGATTGATGTAAACACTATCGAAAAAATAGATAGTAAATATGTTCATAAGAAGAATGAAGATTATGTTTTAATATCGAAAATAAAAACAGTTCCAAAGGAATATCTAGGTCTAGATACTATCGATTCGCATCACTATTTATATTCTATTGCACTTCCTAAGTACGATTGTTTGTTTTGCTTTGATCACGAATTGGATCATCTGCCCTTCATAATGGCTATTGAGGTTGTCAGACAAGCAGGAATCGCCGTAGCCCATACCATACATAGTGTCCCTACTGTTGGCTATTCTAACATAATGGATAATATAAACTTAAATGTATTAAAATTCATCGAATTGGATGTACCTCTTATTATGATAATGGAAGATATTATGCTTAAAAATAAAAAATCAAGGCAGGAACGGTTTATGCATTTTTATTTATATCAAAATAAGATATTATGCGCAGATGTAAAAGTTAACGCCTCTGTTATGGAGAAAGAGATATACACAAGGGTACGACTAAACAGTAGAACTGAAATGGTAAAAAATACATGTTTAGAGAAAATCCCAGCAACCAATATTCAAATGTTGAATAGAGGGTATGAGAAGTTATTTAGTCGTATTGAAAAGTAA
- a CDS encoding NAD(P)-dependent oxidoreductase, giving the protein MKNLRIGITGGTGFLGGRLIEMLLKNNDSVTCLVRKSSNISKLPEAVKLVYGELSDINSLVEFVKESDVIVHLAAQVSRTTKKNYILSNVVGTENLCKAILNNNGKCRLINCSSIAAYRIKGVCKMQFTDYAKSKLAADRIVDSFMSNIKATTIVPGMIYGTGNNVFIPTIIENLNNNSLFFVTGGEKHAPLSYIDDLCDLFIRAIYNEKSVGKKYFGIKDSEKGIHDFINLIAQKTNNNPPEKKYSKRTLMTKAVILQMLYSFFRIKKSPSLSIRMVDVLSINYKLSEEQKTNNLGWEAKVDMEEGIEKVLSAYKTESKSEESKMITL; this is encoded by the coding sequence ATGAAAAATCTTAGAATTGGAATAACGGGGGGGACAGGATTTTTAGGAGGTAGGTTAATTGAAATGCTATTAAAAAACAATGATTCTGTCACGTGCCTTGTTCGTAAAAGTAGTAATATAAGCAAATTACCCGAAGCGGTAAAATTAGTATATGGTGAGTTATCAGATATTAATTCCCTCGTCGAGTTTGTGAAAGAGAGTGATGTGATTGTTCATCTGGCGGCGCAAGTTTCAAGAACAACAAAAAAGAATTATATTTTATCTAATGTTGTGGGCACCGAAAATCTCTGCAAAGCAATTTTGAATAATAATGGTAAATGTCGGTTAATAAACTGTTCTTCAATTGCAGCATACCGGATTAAAGGAGTTTGTAAAATGCAATTTACTGATTATGCCAAAAGTAAGTTAGCTGCCGACCGAATTGTTGATTCCTTTATGTCAAATATAAAAGCAACTACGATTGTACCCGGTATGATTTACGGAACGGGGAATAATGTATTTATTCCGACAATTATCGAAAATTTGAATAATAATAGTTTATTCTTTGTTACCGGTGGAGAAAAACATGCTCCATTGAGCTACATTGATGATTTATGCGACTTATTTATCCGGGCAATATACAATGAAAAGTCCGTAGGCAAAAAATATTTTGGTATTAAGGATAGCGAAAAAGGCATTCACGATTTTATAAACCTCATTGCACAAAAAACAAACAATAATCCACCAGAGAAGAAATACTCAAAACGAACATTGATGACTAAAGCTGTCATTCTCCAAATGCTGTATTCTTTTTTCAGAATTAAGAAGAGTCCCAGTCTGTCAATACGAATGGTAGATGTTCTGTCTATAAATTATAAACTATCGGAAGAACAGAAAACGAATAATTTAGGATGGGAAGCTAAGGTTGATATGGAAGAAGGAATAGAGAAAGTTTTGTCTGCTTACAAAACAGAAAGCAAATCCGAAGAATCGAAAATGATAACATTGTAA
- a CDS encoding beta-ketoacyl-ACP synthase III — MRRAAIKGIGAYYPDDIITNEYLSELVDTNDDWITTRVGIKERRVLKEKGTSYMGVKAVKELLVKTNTNPDEIEALIFATTTPDYVFPSTASITARECNIKNALGFDIQAACAGFIYALELGSNFIKAGKNKVIVVAGDKMTAITNYEDRTTCPLFGDAVGVVLLEPTLDDTGIIDSLLHVDGVGTSHLNMKGGGSIYPASHNTIENKMHYVYQEGRIVFKHAVSRMADVSTQIMKRNNLVNEDINWLVPHQANIRIIEAVGNRMGLKPEKVMVNIHKYGNTSAGTIPLCLYEWESKLKKGDNLILSAFGAGFTWGSIYLKWSY; from the coding sequence ATGAGAAGAGCAGCAATAAAAGGAATTGGAGCTTACTATCCTGATGATATTATTACAAATGAGTATTTGTCCGAATTGGTTGATACAAATGATGATTGGATTACAACCAGAGTAGGCATTAAAGAACGCAGAGTACTGAAAGAAAAAGGCACTTCGTATATGGGGGTGAAAGCCGTAAAAGAACTTCTGGTAAAAACAAATACAAACCCGGATGAAATCGAAGCATTAATATTTGCGACAACAACCCCTGATTATGTATTTCCATCAACAGCATCTATTACGGCCCGAGAATGTAATATAAAAAACGCTTTGGGATTTGATATACAGGCTGCTTGTGCCGGATTCATATATGCATTGGAATTAGGTTCTAATTTTATAAAAGCAGGAAAAAATAAAGTTATAGTTGTTGCCGGAGATAAAATGACAGCAATTACCAATTACGAAGATCGTACTACATGTCCGTTGTTCGGCGATGCTGTGGGAGTAGTATTATTGGAACCGACTCTTGATGATACGGGAATCATAGACTCTCTCTTACATGTGGATGGCGTCGGTACATCACATTTAAATATGAAAGGAGGCGGCTCTATTTATCCTGCATCCCATAATACAATTGAAAACAAAATGCACTATGTATATCAGGAAGGAAGAATTGTATTTAAACATGCTGTGTCTCGAATGGCAGATGTGTCAACTCAAATAATGAAGCGTAACAATCTTGTAAACGAAGATATCAATTGGCTGGTTCCTCATCAGGCTAATATCCGTATAATAGAAGCTGTCGGTAACAGAATGGGACTAAAACCGGAAAAAGTAATGGTAAATATTCATAAATATGGAAATACAAGTGCAGGTACAATACCCCTGTGTTTATATGAATGGGAATCGAAATTAAAGAAAGGAGATAATCTAATTTTGTCCGCATTCGGAGCAGGGTTTACATGGGGAAGCATCTATTTAAAATGGTCATATTGA
- a CDS encoding radical SAM protein — protein MDVHDMHFTGTIWRPPYEANSALIQATISCSHHNCKFCSLYPDIKFKMSPKDEFEHDLKIIQHYQPKARRLFLVGANPFVMSYDRLLDIGIMIRKYLPECKSIGMFARVTDITKKSVEELKNLRHLGFNGITVGTESGDDITLSYMNKKTSAAQTIENLKKFEEAGIEYYVSYLTGLAGHGNGERNALATSDMFNKLNPYIVSVVSLTVFPDTPLQNDIEQGFFKEATEHERLKELRTFIKSLNINTNFFANTVSNPLPMTGFLPTDKDRLIKELSTIIDKVDETKLKNYRKNIRSL, from the coding sequence ATGGATGTACATGATATGCACTTCACAGGAACCATATGGCGTCCTCCCTATGAAGCAAATTCCGCTCTGATTCAGGCAACAATAAGTTGCAGTCACCACAATTGTAAATTCTGTAGTTTATATCCGGATATAAAATTTAAGATGTCGCCCAAAGATGAGTTTGAACATGATTTAAAAATCATTCAACATTATCAACCCAAAGCCCGGCGACTATTCTTAGTCGGAGCAAATCCGTTTGTAATGAGTTATGACAGGCTTTTGGATATAGGAATTATGATACGTAAATATCTTCCTGAATGCAAAAGCATAGGTATGTTTGCACGGGTTACAGATATAACTAAAAAGAGTGTGGAAGAATTGAAAAACCTACGTCATTTAGGATTCAACGGAATTACAGTTGGAACCGAATCGGGAGATGATATAACATTATCATACATGAATAAAAAAACATCGGCAGCCCAAACAATTGAGAATCTGAAAAAATTTGAAGAAGCCGGAATAGAGTACTACGTATCTTATCTTACAGGATTAGCAGGGCATGGTAATGGAGAGAGAAATGCGTTGGCAACCTCGGATATGTTCAATAAGTTAAATCCTTATATAGTTTCGGTAGTTTCATTGACCGTGTTTCCTGATACTCCGTTACAAAATGACATTGAACAAGGATTCTTTAAAGAAGCTACCGAACATGAAAGGCTCAAGGAATTACGTACTTTCATTAAAAGTTTGAATATAAACACCAATTTTTTTGCAAATACAGTTTCTAACCCTCTACCAATGACAGGGTTCTTGCCGACGGACAAGGATAGGTTGATAAAAGAGCTTTCTACCATAATTGATAAAGTAGATGAGACGAAACTTAAAAATTATAGAAAAAATATTAGATCACTTTAA
- a CDS encoding efflux RND transporter periplasmic adaptor subunit has product MKNRYIILIITMIFILLTAVNCKKEVNRNDESVPVDIISIKPVLNSPIYNYSGIIEESYSSMISFQVTGNIQQIYCGENQHVKKGTLLANLDKVVHQNSYDMALSTYKQAEDAYNRLKILYDDNSLPEIKWIETQTALQNAKSMVNIAKNNLDNCNLYAPFSGVVAKKITEVGANVMPGVPVFNLVKLEKIKIKVAIPEKEVSQISIGQKAIIKIMALDENAEYTAFITEKSSMANPLSHTYDIKIELDNETGTFMPGMICDVTIMYDKNEDEEIIIPNNSIMIDNDNNRFVWKVENDIAYKQSVIIDKLSDKGVIIKEGLCNGDLIIINGNQKVSAGMKVKIR; this is encoded by the coding sequence ATGAAAAATAGATATATTATATTAATTATCACCATGATATTCATACTACTTACAGCAGTGAATTGCAAAAAAGAAGTAAACAGAAACGATGAAAGTGTACCAGTTGATATTATATCAATAAAGCCTGTTCTCAATTCACCTATCTATAATTATTCTGGTATTATTGAAGAATCATATTCATCTATGATTAGCTTTCAAGTTACCGGAAATATACAACAAATTTATTGTGGTGAAAATCAGCATGTAAAAAAGGGTACACTCTTGGCAAACCTTGATAAAGTTGTTCATCAAAATAGCTACGATATGGCTCTTTCCACATATAAACAAGCGGAAGATGCATACAATCGGCTAAAAATATTATATGATGATAACAGCCTTCCCGAAATAAAATGGATCGAAACACAAACGGCTTTACAAAATGCAAAATCAATGGTGAATATAGCCAAAAATAATTTGGACAATTGCAATCTATACGCACCATTTAGCGGTGTAGTAGCTAAGAAAATAACAGAAGTCGGTGCCAATGTAATGCCCGGTGTGCCAGTTTTTAACTTGGTTAAATTGGAAAAAATAAAGATAAAAGTTGCGATTCCAGAAAAAGAAGTATCACAGATCAGTATCGGTCAAAAAGCTATAATAAAAATAATGGCTCTTGACGAAAATGCAGAATATACAGCTTTTATCACGGAAAAAAGTTCAATGGCGAATCCCTTATCACATACATACGACATTAAAATTGAATTAGATAATGAAACAGGGACGTTCATGCCGGGAATGATTTGCGATGTTACAATTATGTATGATAAAAATGAAGATGAGGAAATAATCATCCCCAACAATTCCATAATGATAGATAACGATAATAATAGATTTGTATGGAAAGTAGAGAATGATATTGCCTACAAACAATCTGTCATAATAGACAAATTATCAGATAAGGGAGTAATTATTAAAGAAGGACTATGTAATGGTGATCTAATTATCATAAATGGTAATCAAAAGGTTAGTGCAGGAATGAAAGTAAAAATAAGATGA
- a CDS encoding TolC family protein, with the protein MKIFFLIYILVLVSTHDCFSQQKLTLEECKELAKQNNYEMKKSVLSIQEAQHGKKNAFTKYFPSVQANGIGLKSNSGLLETSIMGMDLSLIREGFYGGISVTQPIFAGGQIMNGNKLADKLVDIQKNQSEIVADEVELLTEQYYWQYIQLKEKLKTLEVIEELVGQTLKEVSASVKAGLITHNNELQVQLKLDEVKASKMELYNNIDAVKMLLSQHIGIISDSIEITEVAFENAIHPNAFSVNSDAALHANKTYNLLDKGIEVSKYQTQIEKGKLLPTVAVGANYFFENMVDRKHTVGMAFVSVSIPISGWWGGTHSVRQKKINEKISEYNKIDAGEKIIVQMKNYYKELEVAYQQIQIAESSVKNASENLRLNNNYYKSGLITLNDLLDAQTLLQKAKDTLVDRHTRYLIKLSHYKKITGQ; encoded by the coding sequence ATGAAAATATTTTTTCTGATATATATTTTAGTGTTGGTCAGTACCCATGATTGCTTTTCTCAACAAAAGCTAACACTAGAAGAATGTAAGGAGTTGGCAAAACAAAACAATTATGAGATGAAAAAATCGGTATTGAGCATACAAGAGGCTCAACATGGGAAAAAGAATGCTTTTACAAAATATTTCCCTTCGGTTCAAGCAAACGGAATCGGATTAAAGTCTAATTCCGGTTTATTGGAAACAAGCATAATGGGTATGGATTTATCTCTTATTAGAGAGGGTTTTTATGGAGGAATCAGTGTGACACAACCTATTTTCGCAGGTGGGCAAATAATGAATGGCAATAAGCTAGCAGATAAACTAGTTGATATTCAGAAAAATCAATCGGAGATTGTTGCAGATGAAGTAGAACTGCTCACCGAACAATATTATTGGCAATATATACAACTTAAAGAAAAACTAAAAACTCTCGAAGTCATCGAAGAACTAGTCGGTCAAACCCTCAAAGAAGTAAGTGCTTCAGTAAAGGCAGGTTTAATAACCCACAACAATGAATTGCAAGTTCAATTAAAACTGGACGAAGTAAAAGCGAGTAAAATGGAACTCTACAATAATATAGATGCTGTTAAAATGTTATTATCTCAACATATAGGAATAATATCAGACAGCATAGAAATTACAGAGGTGGCATTTGAAAATGCAATTCATCCAAACGCTTTTTCTGTTAATTCCGATGCCGCTTTGCATGCTAATAAGACATATAATCTACTAGATAAAGGTATAGAAGTATCCAAATATCAAACCCAAATTGAAAAAGGGAAATTATTACCAACGGTAGCAGTCGGAGCCAACTATTTTTTTGAAAATATGGTAGACAGAAAACATACTGTTGGAATGGCTTTTGTTTCGGTTTCCATACCCATATCTGGTTGGTGGGGAGGAACCCATTCGGTCAGACAAAAAAAGATAAATGAAAAAATATCCGAATACAATAAAATTGATGCTGGAGAAAAAATAATAGTCCAGATGAAAAACTATTATAAAGAACTGGAAGTAGCCTATCAGCAAATACAAATAGCAGAGAGTTCTGTAAAAAACGCTTCAGAGAATCTAAGACTCAATAACAACTATTATAAATCAGGACTTATTACCCTGAATGATTTATTAGATGCTCAAACACTTTTGCAAAAGGCAAAAGACACATTGGTTGATAGGCATACCAGATATTTAATAAAGTTATCTCATTATAAAAAAATTACAGGTCAATAA